A region of the Babylonia areolata isolate BAREFJ2019XMU chromosome 10, ASM4173473v1, whole genome shotgun sequence genome:
cacacacacacacacacacacacacacacacacacacacacgaataaatcGGGTTACACTGCACTATATAATGGTTGTTATGGGAACAACATTAGCCCGATTTTAATACAGAGAAATAATTATgttgtaacaatacaatacaatacaacagtattCAGTTTCAATGCGTGCAGACTAATCCACGTACGCAACACCACATTTactgttgaaaaataaataaatgaacagataaatagataaacaaacaaacaaataaataaataaataaataaataaataaacccaacGCCCTCGTCAGACCTTAAAAGCCTGCCCTAGGGTTGTGTCAAACATTATCATACAACGGAAtgaacagtcaaacaaacaaaaaatcaataaacgTATTCATCAAGATATAATATGAGTGAAATGCATTACAACAGAACACGGATCTCAAGGCGACGCTGCTCGacgcagtacaatacactacaatacaatacaacacaatacaatacaactacaatgcaatgacgggtgcaatagccgagcggtttaaagcgctggactttcaatctgagggtcccgggttcgaatctcggtgcacctggtgggtaaagggtggagatttttccgatctcccaggtcaacatacgcagaagatcaaatacgcacgttaaagatcctgtaatccatgtcagcgttcggtgggttatggaaacaagaatatacccagcatgcacacccccgaaaacggagtatggctgcctacatggcggggtaaataaaaacggtcatacacgtaaaatgttacatgtctgtctgagtgtgtatgcgtgtgcgtctgaaatgtgattgaatgacacaggaaacgaatgatgagcgcccagtgacagccaatcagtcaatgcaatacaatacaatacaatgcctcgGTATGTGTTGGCATTGCTGGAAActaccaaacaaaccaaacaaaacccatCAAATATAATTAATTTATGGTTCTCAGTCAAACAAGCGCTTCCTGTTACATTAATTAACGTGCAAGTAGAAGGTTCAACCAGTTTGTCCTGTTtttaatttcattcatttatttatttatttatttattttttactgctgacagacagacagagagacagataggcacacagaccgacagactgacataaagacagactgatatactggtaggcaaacagacagacagacagacagacagacagacagactgactgactgacagactgacagactggcagacaaacaaagacagactgacaaacaggcaaacagacaaagacagactgatagactgaaaaacagagagacagacagacagactggcagacagacagacagactgactgactgactgacttactgactgactgaatggcaGGCAGACTTAAttacagactgacatacacacagactggcagacagactggcacacacacacacacacacacacacacacacacacacacacacacagatactgtgACACACGGATAGGTGTTGGTACACAATAGACTTCAGTGCCAGCCAACATTCTTCACGGATGAAaggacagtaacacacacacacacacacacatagaaaagaaaaaaaaagaaagaaaaaaagaggaaaaaaagagagaagaaaaaaagagagaaaagaataaaagaacagCGTGTGTAATCAGTTTACCGCTTCATTCAATGACGTCGTACCGGTGTACCCGACATTTACCGTCGTCACACCATTATATCCGATCGAAAGATTGTGCCTTCGATGGCttcagtgtctctgtttctgtctgtctgtgtgtctgtcactgccgctctctctctgtctctctgtagtgtgtgtgtgtgtgtgtgtgtgtgtgtgtgtgtgtgtgtgtgattgcgcccacactgatgtgtgtgtttacttctctctctctctctctctctctctctctctctctctctctctctctctctctctctctctctcttacgcgcatccatacacatacaacacacaataacacacatacacaaacgaacacggacacacacacacacacacacacacacacacacacacacacacacacacacacacacacacacacacacacaaaacaacaacaaacaaacaaataaagatacAATCATGCCAAAaaaaacacgcatgcatgcacacacacaaaccaaacacacagacacacgcacaagtgCCCGTGTACGGgtaaagaaagcgagagagaaaaggcggggagagaagagggaagagagagaggaagagagatgaagagagagagagatatataggaagagagagagggggaagagagggagagagaggaagagagagagagaggaagaagagagagagagagagggagaagaagaaagagaggaagagagaggaagatatatatatatatatatatatatatatatatatatatatgaagagagagagggggaagagagggagagagaggaagagagagagagagaggaagagagggagagaggggaagagagagggagagagaggaagagagaaggagagaggaagagagagagagagaggaagagagaaagagataggaagagagagagagggagatagaggaaaagagagagagagagaggaacagagagagggaggaaaagaaagagagagagagaaagagaaacagacagacagacagacagacagaatcaagaCTCTTGAAACTCAAGACTCTAATAGTTTACTGAAGTAAGCAATCGCACATTTGACATGATTCAACACAATATGAATCTGACTACAGActatgaaaaaaagaagcatatCCTTCGGTGGAGAATGTATAATgggaaaacaaaagcacacacacacacacacacacacacacacacacacacacacacgcacacacacacacatataatacacacgcacacacacacatatatacacacacacgcacttacacacacacacacgcacacacacacatatatacacacgcacacacacacacacacacacacacacaacacacacacacacacacacatacttctccTATCACCCATtatcagaaaaagaaacaaagaaccattctttaaatacaaacaaacaaataactaactaactaactaattggataaatgaataagtaaataaacaaacaaacaaataatatgaTACTTGTCTTTTTTTTACAATGGTAGATGACAGCATGCacggcagatatatatatatatatatatatatttatatgtgtgtgtgtgtgtgtgtgtgtgtgtgtgtgtgtgtctgtctgtctgtctgtctgtctgtgaataattatgtcactatgtgtgtggggtttttttgtttgttttattttttatttttttttttttacaaaactgtTCAGGGCCAAGTCTCAAGTGCGTAATAAAGGCTTCACTGTAACCGTATCACCATCAACagcacttgtttcttcttcttctttttcttctcctcctagcttctgctgctgctgctgctgctgctgttgctgctgttgctgctgttgggaATGGTCTGAAACAGCATCCACTTTCGGTTTGGTGTCCAGACTTTCACTGACCCCCTCGCCATCCTTTCCATTTCCTTTCACTTCGGACTTTGTCTCACGCTCAGACAGGTACGTGGAAATCTCGTTGAAAAAGGCAGCTCTTTGCTGTCGACTGGCTGCACTGAGCTTACGGAGCCGAGAGTCTGCGAACATTCTTCGTCTGGTGAATCGGTCATGCCACTGGTGGAATTCATCTTTACTCGTGCGGAGTTCGCTCTCCATCTGCTCCATTCtcttcctccattcctcctcctcttccgggCTCGTCACCATGAAGCGTTCCTCTCCTTCCAGCACCACCACTTCCGCTTCCGGTGACCCCTCCATTTCCGGTTCCTGGTCGGGGTCGTCGTTTTTGTGTTGCAGAGACGGCGTGgttctgccgttgttgttggttgtcGTAGTCGTCATTGGTCAGATGTTCTGAAAGTGACAGGTGAGGTACTGATTAAGGCATTATTGGAGCAAATACTAcacgcgtgcgtgagtgcatgtgtgtgttttcttcgggTATTACAACGCCTTGTGGAAAGAAGAATGAAGGTGAAAAGGTGAAaatcttatctctctctcattctctctctctccctctgatttTGTTATGTGTGAcggattgtgcgtgtgtgtgtgtgtgtgtgtgtgtgtgtgtgtgtgtgtgtgtgtgtgtgtgtgtgtgtgtgtgtgtgtgtgtgtgtgtgtgtgtgtgtgtgtgtgtgtgtgtgtgtgtgtgtgtgtgtgtgtgtgtggagggggcgcggggaggaaggggggggggaagggcttgGGGAACTGTTCCTCAATTTTACGTctcaccactgcacacacacacacacacacacacacacacacacacacacacacacacacagattccagaAGGCATTTGTTTCACccgaaggaaacacacacaaacacatttggtTTTCCAGTGAATATTGTATAGgatgttcgtttattcattcgatACTAAACGTTTGGTAATCTGGTTCGTAATTGAACGAATATAGTTCAAACGTAACCAGCAAACTATGGTTTTCACGATGCCTAAACAATACAACATATCATCGATATAACATACAAGACGTATTGTTTGCAAATGTCACCGGAAATGACGGAACTGGGTTTCCGGCTACAGTCGCGTGTTGTCCACATCACATCAAAGAACTCAACTGATCAGTCCAAAAAAGGGCGTGTTCGCTCATGCATGGTGGATTATTAGGCTTCACTGGGTTTTAACTGGCGATTTAAAAtcgtgtcgtgtcgagtcgtgtcgtgtcgtgtgtgtgtgtgtgtgtgtgtgtgtgtgtgtgtgtgtgttgttgttgttgttgttgttgttgttgttgtgtgtgttgttgttgttgttgtagtgtgtgtgagtgtgtgtgtgtgtgtgtgtgtgtgtgtgtgtgtgtgtgtgtgtgtgcacgcgcgcgcgcgtgtgtgtggtgtaaacgAGTTAGGCTCTAAATGACAATGAAAAGTAAACGTATCCAAAAATGCATTTCCTTGCGAACTGTTGGTGTTAAACGTTGCCTCAGCAGATCAAAGCTTTCAAGAGACTAACACACTCATGCGCAGATGCACTGTTCCTTAacgggttgtgagtgtgtgtgtgtgtgtctgtgtgtgtctgtgtctgtgtgtctgtgtgtgtctgtgtgtatgtgagacagacagagatagagacagagagagacagagagagagagagagaggcggaactTACTATACAGCAAGAATTCTGACGCCAGGCCACACACaatgagatcttttttttttcaaatcgatcGCACGGTATCTTGGCCACAATGGTACGTAGACACACCGACTTGTTTTCACAACAAACTAGCTACCCATGGTATCAAAACACTTGGAAGGTCGAACGACAACACTGAACTGTACACACTTCATGAATAAGAAGATCCGTAAACATATGTGTAaggtctaaccccccccccccttcgcccccccccccccccccccccccaccttgctCTGCAGAAGAATACATCAAGACCAAAGAATGCAATCAAGCATGAAATTTTCGGACCAAAAGACAGGGTTGCATAGCACCGAGTTCGCGATCGAACAGCTGCGAGTTCCATTAAATAAGGGaggaagtcaactataagcgtaaaaaaaaaaaaaggaaaaaaaaaataaaaaaaaaataaaataaaataaactgaataaataaataaataaataaataaataaataataaaataaataaataaaaaagacaacttttttttcccttatagTTGacatcatcaagtttttgcgccttatacatattattattattagcagaaGTTCTTTTTTCatgtacttatctattatttatttactttttcttttcttttttttttaactcaaggcctgactaagcgcgttgggttacgctgctggtcaggcatctgcttggcagatgtggtgtagcgtatatggatttgtccgtacgcagtgacgcctccttgaactactgaaactgaaactgaataagaAGATCTGTAAAGATATGTGTAAGGTCATTCTTCTGGGAATCGTAAATTCCTAATGTATTGAAATATACAAAGGTAATAactagagacacaaagagaggaggTTACTTCCTCATTACTAGGTTTTATTCAAGAAATGTATAATTCGATTTATTTCCACATAATAGCAAATTGATACAAATAAATTAGAAGGAAAAAAGTGAATATGACATTTACATCTGTTGCAAAACATCCtgttgacactctgtgtgtgtgtgtgtgtgtgtgtgtgtgtgtgtgtgtgtgtgtgtgtgtgcgcgcgcgcgcgcgcgcgtacttgcgtgcatgcgcatttgtatgtatgcgtgtgcgtatttgtatgcgcgtgtgtatgtgtgtatatggagatttgcgttcgcgcgcgtgtatgcgtgtgtatgtgtgcacattgtgttggtgttcacatctctctctctatacccacacacacacacacacacacacacacacacacacacacacacacacacacacacacacacacacacatatatatatatatatatgtgtgtgtgtgtgtgtgtatatatatatatatatatatatgtgtgtgtgtgtgtgtgtgtgtgtgtgtgtgtgtgtgtgtgtgtgtgcatatctacgttcgcgcgcatgcatgtgtgtaagttgtgtatgtgtttcacatgcgaacttctttccattttttccaatatacttttttttctttttttttttttcttttttttttgctgctccagaATCACCACACACGTTTATCGTTTCAATATTTTAGTGTTAGTATTAAACAATACATTTcactgataaataaaaaaaatatttaaaaaatcaacaCCTACCAGTCACAGTGTTGCTttagcacaccaccacaccaacacactaccacaccaccacaccacaacaccacgtgAAGCCGACtgaatactgactgactgactgactgactgaaggaatTAGGCTTCAAAGCATGCACAAGCGTACTCTGACACCTTTTCTTCTGTTGATAGCCGTCtgacacctatatatatatatattttttttttttccttttgttgatCGCTGTACGCGCCAGCAGTGTTAAATCCACGTTCAATACGTACACGAACGTGTCCTTTTTCGCCTTTCTTTTCCTGTACTTCTCACAACAACAAGatcgaactctttttttttcccccagtggcTGAGACACCCGTATAGCAGCAAGGTTCCTTTGCTTGGAACAGTGAACAATCACTTCGTATGGGGaaaatgcgtgcgcgcgcgcgcgcgtgtgtgtgtgtgtgtgtgtgtgtgtgtgtgcatctgtgtgtgtgtgtgtgtgtgtgtgtgtgtgtgtgtgtgtgtgtgtgtgtgtgtgtgtgtgtgtctgtgtgtgtgtctggctctgtgtgtgtgtgtgtgtgtgtgtgtgtgtgtgtgtgtgtgtgtgtgtgtgtgtgtgtgtgtgtgtgtgtctgttttttgtgtgttttctttcttctttttttaactgtctgCAAGTGTAATTGTTTGTCTATCAAAgtcgattttgttttttttacataattttgccaggcaaaatccttgtgttgccgtggtgggttctttatatatatatatatatacgctgcacggtggacctcggtttatagtctcgcCTCgtccgaaaaaagaaaaaaaatccctaacACGAAGACCACTGATTAAAATCCAGTGGATGGCAAGAGCGAGtaaaataaataggtaaatagataaattaaaaaaaaaataaaaataaaaaataaaaataaaatagataaaatccCTGTCGGAGAATGGAACTGGAACCCAGAAGAAGCACACTCCTCTCCACTGAAGTTCGGGGTGCtttaccactaagccaccacctaaccccccccccccccccacgcccccctcccccacccccctaaaggCTTGAACGAACACATCGTGATACTCGTTAGACCAGCAGGCTGCAAAAAGCCAGGCAACTAGTTGTACTTTTATTATAACGGTGGCTTGACACGGTTGAGAGACTCCGAGACATGCCACCATTGAATTAATCCGTTCATTAATTTTGGACGTGTGTATCTACCAGCAGGCCAAGTAAagactttgcgtgtgtgtgactgtgtgtgtgtgtgtgtgcactgacctgATTTCTTTTGTGAACAATAGGATAGGAAACGAGCGAGCGTTGCATAGGAGTAACGGGGTcgtaatgcttgtgtgtgtgtgggtgggtaggtggggggtggaatggcgggggttgggaggggggaggaggtgtgtgtgtgtggggggggtgggggtgggggtggggggtgggggtgggggttcgggcgtgggtgtttgtgtgtgtgtgtgggggggggggggggtgtttgtgtgtgtgtgtgccgtggaagctgcgatgcgtagccttgtttgtgtgtgtgtgtgtgtgtgtgtgtgtgtgtgtatttctgctgCTGTCtatctttatctgtgtgtttgagtgagtgaatgtgtgtgtgtgtctgtgtgtgtgtgtgtgtgtgtgtgtgtgtgtgtgtgtgtgtgtgtgtgtgattttctctccctctctctgtatatgtgtctgtccctctcttccccctctctccctctctttctctgagtgtgtgtgcgtgtgtgtgtgtttgtgtgtgtgtaggggggtgggggtggcggtgggtgagtgtggggggggggggtgtatctgtgtatatctgtgtgggtCTTTATTTCTGCAGCTGtctatctttatgtgtgtgtttgagtgtgtgtgtggggggggggggggaggggatgtggaggccggggggggggggagggggttgtgcgtgtgtgcgtgtatgtgcgtgtgtgtatgtgtgtgcgtgtatgtgcgtctgtgtatgtgtgtgtgtgtgcgtgctgcgtgcgtgagtgtgtgtgtgtgtgtttgtgttcgagaTATGTGCTGGGAGGGTAATCTTTTAATTCTATTTCCGGGTTCGGCCCCATTGCGCGATTTGAAACCTGCACTGTACAGTTAAGTCCGTCTTCTAATGGTCGCTTTCTATACTTGGCTTGCACAGATATTGTGTGcttgttagtgagtgagtgagtgagtgtgtgtgtgtgtgtgtgtgtgtgtgtgtgtgtgtgtgtgtgtgtgtgtgtgtgtgtgtgtgtgtgtgcgcgcgcgcacgcgcgttcgtacgtgtgtgtattttgtttgtctgtgtttttgcgtatgtatgtgtgtgagtgtgtgtttgagtgggtgcgtatgtgtgtgtttgcgtgtgtttaaaGAATTGAAGCACTCTACACTCAGCTTCAAACAATCTTTTAAAGAGGTTGAAAAAATATGGTGACTGGAATGCCA
Encoded here:
- the LOC143286540 gene encoding uncharacterized protein LOC143286540 — its product is MTTTTTNNNGRTTPSLQHKNDDPDQEPEMEGSPEAEVVVLEGEERFMVTSPEEEEEWRKRMEQMESELRTSKDEFHQWHDRFTRRRMFADSRLRKLSAASRQQRAAFFNEISTYLSERETKSEVKGNGKDGEGVSESLDTKPKVDAVSDHSQQQQQQQQQQQQQQQKLGGEEKEEEETSAVDGDTVTVKPLLRT